cGCATGTGATACATCCCTTCAAATATAATATCTATCACGGCGTATGATACGTCCTCGAAACGGtacattcttttttatttctcatctttctcaatgcacataacaatTGTTACAACCATGTATCAAAACAATGCAAAtgatatgttcacaaaaataatgagaagatgacatttttcataacattgcacgattcataacaaaatcaacaataattCAGCAAGTCtttcaaatcatttttcattatcaacacaacacacacaagcaattaatcacattgtctTTTTAATACcccttttttcatcattagaataaataagtgtggacaagtcaacccatcaccaagtctCATTACTCCttaacatataccacaaggaaatacacgcattccacttaacaagagtttagaaattgacttgcctcaaatagtcgaacaatcacTCCGGAACTTGAGTCTTCCTCTTTTCGTTGgacttccaactcaaagcaatctattcacattattaatcacaataagatttcgaATAACATGTCAACcctcatatttttaaattttaagtctAGGGTTAAGTTTCCATTCTCCAATACCATAAATCTAAAGATATTCCTATAATAGAAAGCCCTTAATATTTATCTCATCttaacaaaatttgaattataacttgataactataagaaaattgtgaaatcaaatcaaacccATAATTATTGTGCATACTTATGGAACACcgtataaaatattattagacCAAAATCTCAATATTAATTCATTCCGCAATTCTAATTAACTCCTAATTGGCAATTATTGACTTGGACTAGTGCGCTTTTGCAATCAATAATTCTACAGGTGTCGGAAGTTTGAATAGAAAATATCCTTATCATTGATTCAAAAACTTGTGAATATCTTATTTCACAGATAGGCATATAaagctttaatttttttcaaggaGATCACATTATTCACTATGTGCAATCACAACAACtccttaaatatatatatatatatatatatatatatatatatatatatatataaactgaaACTATTTATGTCTGCAACAAAAGCAAATTAACACCTTAACCTACTTGTTAAAATCCTACAACTATATTCCATCACCCTCAATTATTAACCAATCATTACTTCTCTAAGTCCAACAATTTCCATCTTCACTTTACTGAAGAATACATCATATTTCCCTCTAATTCGATCTAAAACCATACCAACCGACATTAACATGTCAAATTTAAACTTAAtccaactttattttataaaaaaaaaaatgagtgacattatatatgaatatacaGACAGTAATAAGATAAATGTATACATGCACAAATCGGGAGGTTTTGGTTATTAGGAGGTCGTCTTCCTCTTTCCAACATTAAagcaacaataataattataattgcaCATTAATACTCAATCGctttaatatgaatttgaaaatattaccTGATTTAAATATATGTTTCCTCTTTATCGATGTAATGTTGCCTCTCTTTCCTTTCGTTGCActgcataaaaaaataaaaaaataaaaaaaataaaaaaaaaataaaatatatatatatatatatatataatttttttgctaCTTGAGTGACTGCTGCTGCTAACAACAGCAgctttcaatcttttttttttttcaattgggCGAAgcccttttctttttgttattcgttttttttaaaaaaaaaaaatcttttttcttaaaaattctttttatgcTTAGTCtacttattttcctttttattatttaataaaacttaaataactcataacttatttataaaaattactaaaagtattaaacatactaaaatggataaaattcataaaacaacTAAGAGGATCGTTACAATCGCATTATAAGGAGCTTCCGTTTGGCTTTGAACACATAAAATTATTGTTGTAACGACAAACAACGTCATGATATTTTctgtatttaaaaaattaaaaatttgatgagTTAATGGACAAAAATTACAAGTAAAATCTAGCGATATGGAAGAAAAATACCACAAAAAACTATCTATGATGGCCATTGCAAAGATGATGATTAGAAAAGAAGTGAAATTCAGTGAGgaaaagtttttctttcttaataGTGTAGTATTGACAAAGCTTAACAAAATCTTCCTCCTTTATTGTAGAAAACATATACTTTTTCTTGCATGTTTGTGTTgtaaaatgtcatttttaaaaGCTCTTTTTTTGACAACTAAATGTCATCTTCGCTGAATTGAATTTTTCTACCATTTTAACAATTACTTACCTAGGTAATATGTAGTTGTAGTAACATTTTAATTCTTAGCTTCGttgtggtattgttttcttctttttatcttttcttattttctacCATTTGTACAACTATTTACCTAGGTAATATTTAATTGTAGTAACACTTTAATTCTAAACTTAGTTATGGTGTTGCTTCCTTCTTATTACCTTTTCTTATTTTGAGGGAATTAACTTGTGACTTTTGAGACATTTTACTTTGACAAAATACAATTTTGtgctttctttattttattttaaaagatgttTTAACTTTTGCAATATTCtccaaaataaatgatttttcaagATATCAAGAAgatagtattttttatttttttcttcaaagttAATTTTTACCTAAAATGCAAAAGATATTCTTAAAGAACTAGATGAAGTAGGGAAAATGGGAAGGAATTAGATGTTATAAATGACAATGTTAAAGcgtaaattaaagtaataatcTTTCCTTTTGTTTTGGCCTTCGATGTATTCTCTTGTAATCATTtcgtatttaaatttttatattttgaatatctTGACAAAAAATTTTCTCTCCATCACTGACGAGGACTGCTCGATGCGCCAAAAAGTCATTTAAACATTAGTTAGTTGATCACggataaaaaaatctttttagtacaattttgtaaattttctcCTTTCTTAGCCGAGTTGCTTAGATGTTAAGCATCGTAtattgggtatgtagcaagaattgatgggaaatagagggaaagagaggaacttgaaaagttgagaacttgaagagttgggaacttgaaagtcctcttatgctttaatgaaaatgcatttgtccctcatcggtggtggaaagaaaaatagtagagtttaaatattgaaacattcctattaattgttaaaaggttGGAATGAGGGatccccctcgcgccgtcgtcgtcatCGCTCATTTCAATTTCGGCAAATGATCGATCAAGAGATTATTTATTGGACAAactctattttaattatttaattaagtatttatttaactaattaagtaaatgtcaaaaatgttttcaattagttagttgataacagaaatgTTTTCAGCTATTTAGTTGAAATTAACTGAAacgtttcaactttttagttgactaacccgacccgactcagATCTCCACTCGACCTGTTTGATTTAAAAACCATTCCCGCTTTGATTAAATTTTCCACCATTTTTGAAAGTGACTgttttgaaagtttgcaactttcaggaacagccAGTACCATTtaaaaggttgcaaactttcattatgGTCGTGTGGTTTCTGAAAGGATTGCAACCTTTCGGAACCtgttcttcttgcctataaatatcaTTCACTCTTCAAAAATTTCCTTACGAGTTTTTttgatctcttctttttcttgtgcaCAATAAATTACTTCACATATATTTTACTATTGTTGACTGGTTCACTGACACCAGAACTTTTGGTATCTATACAATGGTGATTGAAagcattttaccctgggaggtcatattccaaatcaaacctcggatactagaggggaataatttccttaaggggacactgtgagttcagtggacttgatctttttccttttaaaaattttacagATTCATGTACGTATTTTACAGATTTTAgtttttgtaaattaaatttttgttcttctttcttacTGATTTAGTAAATATTGGTTATTTTGTGTTTCTgtgaaatttatcaaaattagtAATTCTGATTTTTTTCTAACACAGATTGGCTACAATCTTAACgaaattattcattattattaatttgtatttttggtGGAGACAAGAATCTTCGTGATTTTATATTCCTTgaagtctgcaattataatcTATTGCTTACTAGACTTATTGacttttgtttatcagaaatggaaaacaaCGGTGTTACAGTGACTGTTGTTGCACCAATCCGAACTGTTGTACcacaagcagagaaaccgggtaaattcaCTGGTGTGAATTTCAAATGATGACAGCAACGACTATTTTTCTAGCTTcccactcttggtctgcagaaatttactAGTGAAGAAACTCCAGTgcctgctgatgatatgccagacaaagaaaaattcatgattattgaagcatggaaacaggcagacttcctatgtaaaggctacattttgagtgctttagaggatgacttatataatgtctataatgcaataacaacttcaaaagagttgtgggatgcacttgagaagaaatataagacagaagatgcatgcttgaaaaagtttgtggtcgcaaaATTTTTAcactataaaatggtagatagtaaaactgttggatcacaagtgcaggaatTTCTACTTATTCTCTTTGATCTGATtactgaagatatggtagtaaataagcttttcaagtggctacAATGATCAAGAAGTTGCCTCCTTTGTGAaacgatttcaagaattatctaaagcacaaacgtaatgaaatgaagcttaaagatcttgtgattcagctcaagattgaggaagataacaaaaACGCATTGAAAAAAAGTTTCATAACAGctcaacaatcattggagttaatattgttgaagaagttcCTACCAAagataaaaagagaaagaagtttaacgggcagaagtcagaacaagccaagaagaaattcaaaggcaaatATTACAACtgtggcaaggctggtcataggTCTTCTGATTGTagtgctccaagaaaggacaaagacaAAGGTAAAGGCGAAAGCCAAGCAAACATTGTGGAAAAggtggaagatgcagatgacttctGTGCAATGATCtcggagtgtaacttagttggaaatcccaacgAGTGGTTACTCAGGTGTCACtcgacatatttgctctgcgaAAGAATTCTTTGCAACATACTCTCGTGCTAAGTACGATGaaaatttattcatgggaaacacagcaacaTCAAGGATTGCAAGAACTGGGAAAGTAATGCTGAAAATGACATTCGGCAAGGTGTTGACTTTAAACAGTGTCCTGCAtatccctactattaggaagaatttagtttcttctgcactactcgttaagaacgagtttaagtgtgtcctagttagtaaTAAAGTTGTAATAactaagaatgaaatgttcataggaaagggctacctcaatgagggtcttttctAACCgaatgtaatggttgttgacaatattaataagaattctgcttttgtttacttattggagtcaaatgatttatggcatgcccgtttggaACATGTAAATTACTAAGCCTTGCAAAAATTGATTActctagaagtattgcctgattttaaatgcaataaatcgaaatgcaaaatttgtgtggaaagtaggCTTGTTAAACATTCTTataagtctgttgaaagaagTTCCAAACCTTTATAATTAATTCACACAAATATATGCAATATGAAGTTGACACCATCTCGTGatggaaaaaagtattttataacttttattgacaattgtactcgattttgttatgcatatttgcttaatagtaaggataaAGTAATTGATGCATTTGagcaataaaaaaatgaagtacAAAACCAATtgaatttaaagataaaaatgattctgAGTgttaggggtggagaatatgaatctccttttgcagagatatgtttggaatatagtattattcatcaaactactgcaccttatacaccacagtcaaatggtttgtcGGAacgaaaaaatagaatattaaagaaaattatgaatgccttgatgatcaattctggttcaccacGAAACCCttggggggaagctatccttacgACTAATAAGATACTCAATAGGGTACTCCAtgaaaaaacacaatcaattccatttGAGATGTGGAAAGGAAGGAAACccaacttcaaatatttcaatgtgtgggggtgtttagccaaggtagaggttcctttacctaagagggttaaaattgcaCCCAAAACAATACACTTTGTATTTATTGAAGATGCTGTGAATAGTAAGTtctgtcgatttttggttcaccaATCTAATAATCAtgatattcatgttaatacgataattgagtCAGATAACgcaaagtttttttaaaatatttatgtaacaaccctaaatatggataagataagaaatgtttaatatgtcaagaatgcctatgattagaccagggttcacacggattgatgtgCATAGAACCAGACCTCCGAATCCTTGCTACAATAAAGAAAACctacttggggagttagttgagcttggaaaggttgagtcaaaccatgtagggctctcgaatacgaagatttacttgaaggagtctttaccggacttaaaaagggaaaatcttaggtttggagggtctaggggtaaaatggtctttttccaggataagtaattatcctaaatatataattaattatttaattaataagatggaggggtattttggggagagagggacgaaattgggctcttgaagtgaagtcttgctccaccccgGTTctaacctaggtggaagcaatgaattaaagtgCTTTTTTTAAGCTactgaattaatgtaattaattaataattattattcattagcttatttaaaataaaataaaattcaagtttttattaaataaacaaaaccttattgactaagtcctaaaactaAACTCCTAAGCCTCCTACAACTCCCACTCTTTCACGTTTATATCTCCACTCTCACGCTCAATCTCTCCTATTCTTTCTCACGTATTTTCTCTCccaaaataagatacaaaaacataaaaactaaACCAAGTTATTCACACTTGAATAACTCACACGAAATCATGAGAAAATAAACGTTAATCGCAcactaggctaagggaggttgtcattcgggtggagttgatattgaggAGTCTTAGACGTGTTCTTGGGGTAAGTTTTTGGGCATCAAGTCAAGATTTTAACGTCAAAAAtatatgggttctcttctctcttgttcCTTTCCCaggagaccccttaaggttcagaatattcattctgaaagctaggattgttccccgttgcatgtccttgtcactagatcccattgaatcataagttggttatgtttgctggtagaaaactagggatgaaacgtgttttcgttatgattatgtgtttatatgtatgtttggaattctgtgacttatgttgatgtttccaaaaatgtaactatgtgtgtatgtgtgtgttgtcgtggctattgttcatggtttaggacttgaaatggcatgatagttctttatatttcacgTACATATTTGATGTAAATGtaatgttcatatgagttgaaatatgACTGATTTGAGGGATACTGTCCTGGCTAAACGAATACATGAACACCCACCTAAAATATTCGaaatgcactacgaaattcccctaagaactaaagtgtaacttgatgaaaggatgctgaaaaattaaaagaaaatttccagctttTAGTGATGAATTTTAGTCAGCAACGAGGGATCAAAATGttggaaaaaatgaattaaaataagtgaggtcatggaggattgaacccgtgacctcaccatattaaaaaccatgaaaataaagaagtaaaaagaaatgtggtgaaggaAATTCGGACCATGGTATTGGCtagaaaatgtaatttaaaagaaaaaataagaaatgagaggagtggaattcgaacccaccacctctcaattagatttaaggaagagtaaaagaaaaaaaatgtgaggcgtgggaatcaaactcacgacctctaggcagtaaAGGAGAGTAgagaaaatgaatgaaaaaaaatgtgagaCGTGGGAATCAAActcacgacctctaggcagtgaaggagagtcaaaagaaatgaaagaaaagagatgtgaggcatgggaatcgaacccaagACCTCCTAGGaagatttaaggagaaaaattaaaagaaattaaagaggggttgtgggggttcgaccCCCACAAGTAGGGGTGTGCATCggtcggttcggttcggttttacATATAATTGGTTCGGTTTATCGGTTTTCGGTTTTAAAATATTCTAACCCAATAACAAaccaataagaaattttttatcggTTTAtcggtttatcggtttttgatgttatcggttcggtttcggttaacccaataagaaaatgtcgatcaaataatatacaatagtatgtatgttataattacatgttaccaacttaccatcaaaacataatagaaaactttgaatgttgatcaaattactaacattCACAAACTTGCAAAAGCTATCGCCTACAATTATGaactagaattaaaactaaaataaaatatttcaatgagaCAATTTTGAACAGTTGCTTGATCCACCAGataatcaacaaagttctcACAAATTTCCTAACCAAAAAATCACATAGCCTGAAAAGCTAATATTgaatctatttatgtattaaattatgtatatttaatattgaggaagggtaaagtagtaaataactatagtcttattgggttatcggtttacccaataacccaataggaAAAATCGAAAccgacccaataacccaataattattttttctaaacccattaaaaacccaataatccaataacccaataataataacccaataatattttatcggttcggtttattggtcggttcggtttttgcacacccctacccacaacccctcgtccaaaggagagaaattttaaggcaatgaaaataaaaagtaaatgaggttgtgggggtttgatcccacatcctcttagttccattaagcgaaaaatgaagagaaaaattaaggaaaaattaaaatgaaggcattgggTCTCAAACAtgggtccccaagccgtatggatcaaactaaaatgaataaaaaaatataagtgttgTTCAACGGATTTAAAAATTGGGTTTCCTTGCCTAAAtttcgtattgatacataagtcatacgtgaattaaatgttcaaaaataatgctgcctacttagatcgaaattgagatcttggcatacatacacgatacataagtcttgtaccacataatcttaggaagatatgaataacttaaacgaactatgaatgaagcctcatggcttgtatgtatatatccataagtctaacatacgttgaaaaaaaagtgaacctaagatgtatgtaatgaaatgatgtaaccctagaaggattaagtaagagtgtaaaacacccTAATTGGCCAAGTTCATTGGCATATAATGAAACGAATTTTTATGTAATGAAaagatgaaaccctagaagggttaagtaagagtgtgaaatacACAAATGGCCAactgcattggcatatgatgaattgaacattcacgtaaaaaggagtgaaaaattatgaagaacaaatgtgctaatgttaatgaatgtggtgacaacatgatatgaggctaatgtaaaagatgagagcaatctaaaataagtttaagtaaatattaccaaaatgtactcatctataagagtgtaaagttaatgaagagaccagtctctatgaacactctaatgaaagtattgagattaacacacttaatactaatgatgagatatgaaatcatctattgagctatgatttcctcatactagaagccagtttccatgacgtatgagttgaatgtaatggaactttatagcGAGCACTGATAGACtatctatgagcggtgatgccttcattctagaagggcggaggttcacgtaactctcatgagatgagactgtccggcaagccgggtatgggtctccttatatctcctagtctttaaacctatactgccaatatagggatctggtggggttcgattcccatgtacgctagcatttttttggtcattttggccggtgattccacctcttatcggtgtggggtttcatgacactggatttcatgatgctcacatgatctatgtaggttaaagttaaagttcccaatcaatgaatgaggtcagtcttaaatgatgcacataatgaaacgaatgataccaaaggtgttaggatatgaTAATCGAGAGGTGAGTTAGACTCAAGTTATgatattaggtcattcttggtcatcgaacaacgaacccgatgaaagccATAAATTACATCCTAGgcatagctggtgtttacattggcacatgaatgaaatgaaatgaagtacgtaggAATAAACGAAACAGACTCTGTTTATGCTAaagcagactccctagttgaggtctcatatgttgagccctcattttgggaagtcttaatgtcaagttcatgatttcaaggtctcat
The DNA window shown above is from Solanum lycopersicum chromosome 11, SLM_r2.1 and carries:
- the LOC109118969 gene encoding uncharacterized protein isoform X2 translates to MAIIDSFLCATKGKRGNITSIKRKHIFKSDCFELEVQRKEEDSSSGVIVRLFEVTSPDICDILPSFRGFLEICKGFFAMLHSARLYF
- the LOC109118969 gene encoding uncharacterized protein isoform X3, producing MAIIDSFLCATKGKRGNITSIKRKHIFKSDCFELEVQRKEEDSSSGVIVRLFEVTSPDICDILPSFRGFLEICKL